The following coding sequences are from one Streptomyces sp. NBC_00536 window:
- a CDS encoding ketoacyl-ACP synthase III, whose product MSKIKPAKGSPYARILGVGGYRPTRVVPNEVILETIDSSDEWIRSRSGIATRHWASPQETVAAMSVEASGKALADAGVSPEQIGAVIVSTVSHFKQTPAVATEIAHRIGAGKPAAFDISAGCAGFGYGLTLAKSLVVEGSAEYVLVIGVERLSDLTDLEDRATAFLFGDGAGAVVIGPSDEPAIGPTVWGSEGDKSDTIKQTVPWDEWLGKDGGEKFPAITQEGQAVFRWAVFEMAKVAQQALDAAGITVDDLDVFIPHQANMRIIDSMVKTLKLPEHVTVARDVETTGNTSAASIPLAMERLLATGAAKSGDTALVIGFGAGLVYAATVVTLP is encoded by the coding sequence ATGTCGAAGATCAAGCCTGCAAAGGGTTCCCCGTACGCGCGCATCCTCGGTGTCGGCGGCTACCGCCCGACGCGGGTCGTCCCCAACGAGGTCATCCTGGAGACGATCGACTCGTCCGACGAGTGGATCCGTTCCCGTTCCGGCATCGCGACCCGGCACTGGGCCTCGCCGCAGGAGACCGTCGCCGCGATGTCGGTCGAGGCCTCCGGCAAGGCGCTGGCCGACGCCGGGGTCTCGCCGGAGCAGATCGGCGCCGTGATCGTCTCCACGGTCTCGCACTTCAAGCAGACCCCGGCCGTCGCGACCGAGATCGCCCACCGGATCGGTGCGGGCAAGCCCGCCGCGTTCGACATCTCCGCGGGCTGCGCCGGTTTCGGCTACGGCCTGACCCTGGCCAAGAGCCTGGTCGTCGAGGGCTCGGCGGAGTACGTCCTGGTCATCGGTGTCGAGCGGCTCTCCGATCTGACCGACCTGGAGGACCGCGCGACGGCCTTCCTGTTCGGTGACGGAGCGGGCGCCGTGGTCATCGGCCCCTCGGACGAACCGGCCATCGGCCCCACCGTGTGGGGTTCGGAGGGCGACAAGTCCGACACCATCAAGCAGACCGTGCCGTGGGACGAGTGGCTCGGCAAGGACGGCGGAGAGAAGTTTCCGGCCATCACGCAGGAGGGTCAGGCGGTCTTCCGCTGGGCCGTCTTCGAGATGGCCAAGGTGGCCCAGCAGGCGCTCGACGCGGCCGGGATCACCGTGGACGACCTGGACGTCTTCATTCCGCACCAGGCCAACATGCGGATCATCGACTCGATGGTGAAGACTCTGAAGCTGCCGGAGCACGTCACGGTCGCCCGTGACGTCGAGACCACCGGCAACACCTCGGCCGCCTCGATCCCGCTCGCGATGGAGCGGCTCCTGGCGACCGGGGCGGCGAAGAGCGGCGACACCGCACTCGTCATCGGCTTCGGGGCGGGACTCGTCTACGCAGCCACGGTCGTTACCCTCCCCTAG
- a CDS encoding acyl carrier protein, whose product MAATQEQILEGLAEIVNEIAGIPQEDVQLDKSFTDDLDVDSLSMVEVVVAAEERFEVKIPDEDVKNLKTVGDAADYILKHQA is encoded by the coding sequence ATGGCCGCCACGCAGGAGCAGATCCTCGAAGGTCTCGCGGAGATCGTCAACGAGATCGCCGGGATCCCGCAGGAGGACGTCCAGCTCGACAAGTCCTTCACCGACGACCTGGACGTCGACTCCCTGTCCATGGTCGAGGTCGTCGTCGCCGCCGAAGAGCGCTTCGAGGTCAAGATCCCGGACGAGGACGTCAAGAACCTCAAGACGGTCGGCGACGCCGCCGACTACATCCTGAAGCACCAGGCCTGA
- the fabF gene encoding beta-ketoacyl-ACP synthase II: protein MSPTNRTVVVTGIGATTPLGGDSASTWEGLLAGRSGVKPLEGERFAELPVRIAATAAVDPSEVLPRPLARKLDRSAQFALIAGREAWADAGYTGPAGEDPAVAPERLGTVIASGIGGVTTLLDQYDVLKEKGVRRVSPHTVPMLMPNGPAANVGLEVNAQAGVHTPVSACASGAEAIGYAVEMIRTGRADVVIAGGTEAAIHPLPIAAFANMMAMSKNNENPTTASRPYDKARDGFVLGEGAGVVVLESAEHAAARGARVYCEVLGQGLSADSHHIAQPEPTGRGVAAALRNLLDNTGLDPAELVHLNAHATSTPQGDTAELKALRKVLGDDLDHIAISATKSMTGHLLGGAGGIETVATVLALYHRIAPPTINIDELDDDITADIVRGEPRKLPVDGPISAINNSFGFGGHNVSLAFRSV, encoded by the coding sequence GTGAGCCCGACCAATCGCACCGTGGTCGTCACCGGTATCGGCGCAACCACTCCGCTGGGTGGCGACAGCGCTTCGACCTGGGAAGGTCTGCTTGCCGGTCGTTCCGGGGTCAAGCCCCTCGAAGGCGAGCGCTTCGCCGAACTCCCGGTCCGCATCGCCGCCACGGCCGCCGTGGACCCGAGCGAGGTCCTGCCCCGCCCGCTCGCCCGCAAGCTGGACCGCTCGGCGCAGTTCGCGCTGATCGCGGGCCGTGAGGCCTGGGCCGACGCGGGCTACACCGGCCCCGCCGGCGAGGACCCCGCGGTCGCTCCCGAGCGCCTCGGCACGGTGATCGCCTCCGGTATCGGCGGTGTCACCACCCTGCTCGACCAGTACGACGTACTGAAGGAAAAGGGTGTGCGCCGGGTTTCGCCGCACACCGTCCCCATGCTCATGCCGAACGGCCCGGCGGCCAACGTCGGTCTTGAGGTCAACGCCCAGGCCGGTGTGCACACCCCGGTCAGCGCGTGCGCCTCCGGCGCCGAGGCCATCGGCTACGCGGTCGAGATGATCCGCACCGGCCGCGCCGACGTCGTCATCGCGGGCGGCACCGAGGCGGCGATCCACCCGCTGCCGATCGCCGCGTTCGCCAACATGATGGCGATGTCCAAGAACAACGAGAACCCCACGACGGCCTCCCGCCCGTACGACAAGGCCCGCGACGGCTTCGTCCTCGGCGAGGGCGCGGGCGTGGTGGTCCTGGAGTCCGCCGAGCACGCCGCGGCGCGCGGCGCCCGGGTCTACTGCGAGGTGCTGGGCCAGGGTCTGTCCGCGGACAGCCACCACATCGCGCAGCCCGAGCCCACCGGCCGCGGTGTCGCGGCCGCGCTGCGCAACCTGCTGGACAACACCGGCCTGGACCCGGCCGAGCTGGTCCACCTGAACGCGCACGCCACGTCCACCCCGCAGGGTGACACGGCCGAGCTGAAGGCCCTGCGCAAGGTGCTGGGCGACGACCTCGACCACATCGCGATCTCGGCGACCAAGTCGATGACGGGTCACCTGCTGGGCGGCGCGGGCGGTATCGAGACCGTCGCGACGGTCCTGGCGCTGTACCACCGCATCGCCCCGCCGACGATCAACATCGACGAGCTGGACGACGACATCACGGCGGACATCGTCCGCGGCGAGCCGCGCAAGCTGCCCGTCGACGGCCCGATCTCCGCGATCAACAACTCGTTCGGCTTCGGCGGCCACAACGTCTCGCTGGCGTTCCGTTCCGTCTAA